The Vescimonas coprocola genome includes a window with the following:
- a CDS encoding ABC transporter ATP-binding protein, with product MNSEPILEVRHLNVWYRPSGVLRRGRQQVLHDVSFDLYQGEILGLVGESGSGKSTLARAILGMLPDCEGEIIHHSKRPQMVFQDPASAMNPSRTVEWILSEPLRIYGKYDAAEVRRRVAEIMELVDLPPECSKMYPSELSGGQRQRVCIGTALIQKPGLIIADEAVSALDVTIQAQILELIARLRREYGLSYLFISHDLNVVYEICDRCLVMHRGRIVEQGPVEELYDHPREDYTKALLAAAE from the coding sequence ATGAACAGCGAACCCATTCTGGAGGTACGGCACCTGAACGTGTGGTATCGGCCCTCCGGCGTGCTGCGCCGGGGACGGCAGCAGGTGCTCCACGACGTGAGCTTTGACCTGTACCAGGGCGAGATACTGGGGCTGGTGGGGGAGTCCGGTTCCGGCAAATCCACGCTGGCCCGTGCCATTTTGGGGATGCTGCCGGACTGTGAGGGGGAGATCATCCATCACAGCAAGCGCCCTCAGATGGTGTTTCAGGACCCGGCCAGCGCCATGAACCCCAGCCGCACGGTGGAGTGGATATTGTCCGAACCCCTGCGGATCTACGGGAAATACGACGCCGCCGAGGTACGGCGGCGAGTGGCGGAAATTATGGAGCTGGTAGATCTGCCGCCGGAGTGCAGCAAAATGTACCCGTCGGAGCTGTCCGGCGGCCAGCGGCAGCGGGTGTGCATCGGCACGGCGCTGATCCAGAAGCCGGGGCTCATCATCGCTGACGAGGCGGTGTCGGCGCTGGACGTCACCATTCAGGCCCAGATATTGGAGCTCATCGCCCGGCTGCGCCGAGAGTACGGGCTGTCGTACCTGTTTATCTCCCACGATCTGAACGTGGTGTATGAGATCTGCGACCGGTGCCTTGTGATGCACCGGGGACGCATCGTGGAGCAGGGGCCGGTAGAGGAGCTTTACGACCACCCCAGAGAGGACTATACCAAGGCGCTGTTAGCAGCGGCGGAGTGA
- a CDS encoding PaaI family thioesterase, translating into MTNQLKEKLLAYGTKAEPFTVHNHIRVTDLQDGEARVELTLQPESLNRWGTAHGGILFALADIAAGTAVLTLRQEVCLTVNASIDFLDAAGLGSTLIAVGHVDRMGKSLCFCHTDITDETGRLLATLRTVMDLTGRPLEL; encoded by the coding sequence ATGACCAACCAACTGAAAGAGAAATTACTGGCCTACGGCACCAAGGCCGAGCCATTTACCGTACACAATCACATCCGGGTGACGGACCTGCAGGACGGCGAGGCCCGTGTGGAGCTGACGCTTCAGCCGGAGAGCCTGAACCGCTGGGGGACGGCCCACGGCGGCATCCTGTTTGCCTTAGCGGACATCGCCGCCGGAACGGCGGTCCTGACCCTGCGGCAGGAAGTGTGCCTCACCGTCAACGCCTCCATCGACTTTCTGGATGCGGCGGGGCTGGGCAGCACCCTCATCGCCGTGGGCCACGTGGATCGCATGGGCAAGTCCCTCTGCTTCTGCCACACGGACATCACCGACGAAACGGGCCGCCTGCTGGCGACGCTGCGGACGGTGATGGATCTGACGGGCCGCCCGCTGGAGCTGTGA
- the pth gene encoding aminoacyl-tRNA hydrolase produces MIFQRKGSGVSWLLVGLGNPGSKYESTRHNMGFLAVDGLARRKGFRFNKLRFRAWTAEWMVNGEKVLVMKPQTYMNLSGESVGEAARFYKIPADHVVVISDDISLPVGKLRIRTGGSAGGHNGLKNIIQHLGTDQFPRIKVGVGAPGQAGYDVVDWVIGRPLGEDQKVLMEALDRAGDAAEVLISQGPDRAMNRFN; encoded by the coding sequence ATGATCTTTCAGCGCAAGGGCAGCGGCGTCAGCTGGCTGCTGGTGGGGCTGGGCAACCCCGGCTCCAAATACGAGAGTACCCGCCACAACATGGGCTTTCTGGCGGTGGACGGGCTGGCCCGGCGGAAGGGCTTCCGCTTCAATAAGCTGCGCTTCCGGGCGTGGACGGCGGAGTGGATGGTGAACGGGGAAAAGGTGCTGGTGATGAAGCCCCAGACCTATATGAATCTCTCCGGCGAATCCGTAGGCGAGGCGGCCCGGTTCTATAAGATCCCGGCGGACCATGTGGTGGTCATCTCCGACGATATCTCCCTGCCGGTGGGTAAGCTCCGCATCCGCACCGGCGGCAGTGCCGGCGGCCACAACGGCCTGAAGAACATCATCCAGCATCTGGGAACCGATCAGTTCCCCCGCATCAAGGTGGGGGTAGGCGCTCCGGGGCAGGCGGGCTATGACGTGGTGGACTGGGTCATCGGCCGCCCTCTGGGCGAGGATCAGAAGGTGCTGATGGAGGCGCTGGACCGTGCCGGTGACGCTGCGGAGGTATTGATCTCGCAGGGGCCTGACCGGGCCATGAACCGGTTCAACTGA
- a CDS encoding ABC transporter substrate-binding protein yields MKKRLLALFLTLGLVCTVLTACGDGSKGQGGQGNNGGEAVSGGEITVGIAKDLDDSLDPHRMVTAGTREVLFNLFEGLVKPNSKGELIPAVAERYQLSEDGRTYTFTLREGVKFHNGATVTAEDVVYSIERCADTSEGTPLVPAFSVIQEVKAVDEKTVTITIAQRDLEFISYLTSAIIPKGYDDQATHPVGTGPFMYVSRSPQENFVIQRFDDYWGTPAYLDKVTYKIYESADALVTALKGKSIDLCAHLTSSQTAQLDSDFQILEGTMNLVQAVYLNNAVAPFDNQQVRQALCCAIDRQSIMDMIADGHGTALGSSIYPAFTKYFLPELVQKYPYDPAKAKELLAQAGYPNGFDMTISVPSNYQPHMDTAEVVAEQLRAVGVNVTIQPMEWGVWHEQVYKGRDFQATLVGLDASAMTARALLERFTSDHAKNFVNYNNPDYDALFTQAMNASDDTQQAEIYKQMETMLSDTAANLYIQDLADLVAMRQNLAGLEFYPIYVLDLSTVHFVK; encoded by the coding sequence ATGAAGAAGAGACTATTGGCTCTTTTCCTGACGCTGGGACTGGTCTGCACCGTACTCACCGCTTGCGGAGACGGCAGCAAAGGCCAGGGCGGACAAGGAAATAACGGCGGCGAAGCAGTCAGCGGCGGAGAGATCACCGTTGGCATCGCCAAGGACCTGGATGACAGTCTTGACCCTCACCGGATGGTGACCGCAGGAACCAGAGAGGTCTTGTTCAACCTGTTTGAGGGCTTGGTAAAGCCCAATTCCAAGGGTGAATTGATCCCCGCTGTTGCGGAGCGCTACCAGCTGTCTGAGGACGGAAGGACTTATACCTTTACCCTGCGTGAGGGTGTGAAGTTCCATAATGGCGCAACGGTAACGGCGGAGGATGTGGTATATTCCATCGAACGCTGCGCCGATACATCGGAGGGTACGCCTCTGGTGCCGGCGTTTTCTGTTATCCAGGAGGTCAAGGCCGTTGACGAAAAGACCGTGACCATCACCATTGCCCAGCGGGATCTGGAGTTCATCAGCTATCTCACCAGCGCCATCATCCCCAAGGGCTACGACGATCAGGCGACCCATCCCGTGGGTACCGGCCCGTTCATGTACGTGTCCCGCTCCCCGCAGGAGAACTTCGTCATCCAGCGCTTTGACGATTACTGGGGGACCCCCGCCTATCTGGATAAGGTGACCTATAAAATTTACGAGAGCGCCGATGCATTGGTGACGGCCCTGAAGGGCAAGTCCATCGACCTGTGCGCCCATCTGACCTCGTCTCAGACGGCGCAGCTGGACAGCGACTTCCAGATTCTGGAGGGTACCATGAATCTGGTACAGGCGGTGTATCTGAACAACGCCGTGGCACCCTTTGACAACCAGCAGGTGCGTCAGGCCCTGTGCTGCGCCATTGACCGCCAGAGCATCATGGACATGATCGCTGACGGCCACGGTACGGCGCTGGGCAGCAGCATCTATCCGGCCTTCACCAAGTACTTCCTGCCGGAGCTGGTGCAGAAGTACCCCTATGACCCCGCCAAGGCCAAGGAGCTGCTGGCACAGGCCGGCTATCCCAACGGCTTTGACATGACCATCTCCGTTCCCTCCAACTATCAGCCCCATATGGACACGGCGGAGGTGGTGGCCGAGCAGCTGCGTGCTGTGGGCGTCAACGTCACCATCCAGCCCATGGAGTGGGGCGTGTGGCATGAGCAGGTCTATAAGGGCCGGGACTTCCAGGCCACGCTGGTGGGCCTGGATGCCAGTGCCATGACGGCCCGTGCGCTGCTGGAGCGCTTTACCTCGGATCACGCCAAGAACTTTGTCAACTACAACAATCCCGACTACGATGCGCTGTTCACGCAGGCCATGAACGCCTCCGACGACACGCAGCAGGCGGAGATCTACAAGCAAATGGAGACCATGCTCTCCGACACCGCCGCCAACCTGTACATTCAGGATCTGGCGGATCTGGTGGCCATGCGTCAGAATCTGGCGGGGCTGGAGTTCTACCCCATCTATGTGCTGGATCTGTCCACGGTGCATTTTGTGAAATAA
- a CDS encoding zinc ribbon domain-containing protein, with the protein MNKLMGTKWFTFYTKVRPVLSGLFLLVVLESFRLNLAIYTKIWWLTLFFAGAVAQFVLCILIAVKSGGDYPHFVRFTRKVLLFETIYTAYQQGVETYVRNFDVISALIVFFVISIVLYFIWYRLNVKYFEKRLLPQRDETSASLGDAPSSGFHEGETGTAGESGQILFCRKCGAKLIANSKFCSRCGTRVLEEESSS; encoded by the coding sequence ATGAATAAGCTGATGGGGACGAAATGGTTTACCTTCTATACAAAAGTGCGGCCTGTTCTAAGTGGCCTTTTTTTGCTTGTCGTTCTGGAAAGCTTCCGTCTAAACTTGGCTATATACACAAAAATATGGTGGTTAACACTCTTTTTCGCCGGTGCAGTGGCACAATTTGTTCTCTGCATACTCATCGCAGTTAAGTCTGGCGGCGATTATCCCCATTTTGTGCGTTTTACTCGCAAGGTTCTTCTTTTTGAAACAATCTATACCGCATACCAGCAGGGTGTTGAAACCTACGTGAGAAATTTTGATGTGATTTCCGCACTTATCGTATTTTTTGTTATCTCGATTGTATTATATTTTATATGGTATCGGCTAAATGTCAAATATTTTGAAAAGCGTCTGTTGCCACAGCGGGACGAGACTTCCGCCTCTTTGGGCGATGCCCCTTCGTCCGGCTTTCATGAAGGAGAGACTGGGACTGCTGGCGAAAGTGGACAAATTCTATTTTGCCGAAAATGCGGCGCAAAACTCATAGCCAACAGTAAATTTTGCAGCCGATGTGGCACACGAGTTTTGGAGGAGGAATCGTCATCATGA
- a CDS encoding ABC transporter ATP-binding protein, with protein MLEIKDLHVQFHTSDHEAVRGIDLTVQDGEIMGLVGESGSGKTVTAMMVSGLLRPEQADFRGRILLDGEDLLHAGGQRIRAIQGKDICVVFQEPMSAMDPTMRIGKQVEECLRVHTDLSAQERRQRALQALRDVELPDPEGVYRKYPHELSGGMLQRVMIAAAIVARPRLLLADEPTTALDVTIQAQILALLKRLNREMGMSILFISHNLHVVRKLCTRVAVMEKGRIVETGPVDQIFFHPQAPYTQRLIAAIPTRRKL; from the coding sequence ATGCTGGAGATCAAGGACCTTCATGTGCAGTTCCATACCTCCGACCACGAGGCGGTACGGGGCATCGACCTGACGGTGCAGGACGGTGAAATTATGGGGCTGGTGGGCGAATCCGGCTCCGGCAAGACCGTAACGGCCATGATGGTGTCTGGCCTGCTGCGGCCGGAGCAGGCGGATTTCCGGGGCCGCATCCTGCTGGACGGCGAGGATCTGCTCCACGCCGGCGGCCAGCGCATCCGTGCCATTCAGGGCAAGGATATCTGTGTGGTGTTTCAGGAGCCTATGAGCGCCATGGACCCCACCATGCGGATCGGTAAGCAGGTGGAGGAGTGCCTGCGGGTCCACACGGACCTGTCGGCGCAGGAGCGGCGGCAGCGGGCCCTGCAGGCTCTGCGGGACGTGGAGCTGCCGGACCCGGAGGGGGTCTACCGCAAGTACCCCCACGAGCTCTCCGGCGGAATGCTCCAGCGGGTGATGATCGCCGCCGCCATTGTGGCCCGGCCCCGTCTGCTGCTGGCGGACGAGCCCACCACGGCGCTGGATGTCACCATTCAGGCCCAGATACTGGCCCTGCTGAAGCGGCTGAACCGGGAGATGGGAATGTCCATTCTCTTCATCTCCCACAACCTCCATGTGGTGCGTAAGCTCTGCACCCGTGTGGCGGTGATGGAAAAGGGCCGCATCGTGGAGACGGGGCCGGTGGACCAGATCTTCTTCCACCCGCAGGCTCCCTATACCCAGCGGCTCATTGCCGCCATTCCCACAAGGAGGAAGCTATGA
- a CDS encoding diacylglycerol/lipid kinase family protein, with protein MDKKLLFIVNPRAGRTKSFAPLFDAVACFSKAGYLVKVFLTEGRGDATRAAAELGGAYDLVVCAGGDGTFNEMVSGLMQLPECPEVGYLPNGSTNDFAASLHLPATPLKAAESIVNGHPFYLDVGRHNDRYFAYVASFGAFTRSSYSVPQATKNALGHFAYILEGMKDLDSLRPYRCRVETGEETFEGEFIFGAVCNSTSLGGIMKLDPSRVQMDDGAFELLLLRMPKTAIDLQSLIAAISRMDYNGPGVIFRHVQQVTVTTDEDLPWSLDGEYAPSAPRVELRNLPGAIPLMLCR; from the coding sequence ATGGATAAAAAGCTTCTGTTTATCGTCAATCCCCGTGCGGGGCGCACCAAATCCTTTGCGCCGCTGTTTGATGCGGTGGCCTGCTTTTCCAAGGCGGGCTATCTGGTGAAGGTATTCCTCACTGAGGGCCGTGGAGACGCCACCCGTGCGGCGGCAGAGCTGGGCGGAGCATACGATCTGGTGGTCTGCGCCGGCGGCGACGGCACCTTCAACGAGATGGTGTCCGGCCTGATGCAGCTGCCTGAGTGTCCGGAGGTGGGCTATCTCCCCAACGGCAGCACCAACGACTTTGCCGCCAGCCTGCACCTCCCCGCCACGCCGCTGAAGGCGGCGGAGAGCATCGTAAACGGCCACCCCTTCTATCTGGATGTGGGCCGCCACAACGACCGATACTTTGCCTATGTGGCTTCCTTCGGGGCCTTTACCCGCAGTTCCTACTCCGTGCCACAGGCCACCAAGAACGCTCTGGGTCACTTCGCCTATATTCTGGAGGGCATGAAGGATCTGGACTCCCTGCGGCCCTACCGCTGCCGGGTGGAGACGGGAGAGGAGACCTTCGAGGGGGAGTTCATCTTCGGAGCCGTGTGCAACTCCACCTCTCTGGGCGGCATCATGAAGCTGGACCCCAGCCGGGTGCAGATGGACGACGGAGCCTTTGAGCTGCTGCTGCTGCGGATGCCCAAGACGGCCATCGACCTGCAAAGCCTCATCGCCGCCATCAGCCGCATGGACTACAACGGCCCCGGCGTCATTTTCCGCCATGTACAGCAGGTGACCGTCACCACCGATGAGGACCTGCCCTGGTCGCTGGACGGGGAGTACGCCCCCAGCGCCCCCCGTGTAGAGCTGCGGAACCTCCCCGGTGCCATCCCCCTGATGCTGTGCCGGTGA
- a CDS encoding ABC transporter permease: MLHQKKNHYLRIGLAITAVITAMALVGCFWTPYAPTAMSGSEKFAAPSLRHLFGTDNFGRDIFSRVMVGARTTFFISACTVTIGAVVGTLVGALTGYFGGLVDELLMRVNDAVTAFPSILLALVFISLLGFGTYNVILALGIAFIPSYARVIRGEFARQREMNYVKNARLMGASHLRIMLVHILPNTRQVLLPTLAIGFNNAVLAEASMSFLGIGVKPPEVSLGYMMSESQSYMVRAPWYMLTCGSVIVLLILGVSLIGEGLQQKKWGR; the protein is encoded by the coding sequence TTGCTGCACCAGAAAAAGAATCACTATCTCCGCATCGGCCTTGCCATCACGGCGGTCATCACGGCCATGGCGCTGGTGGGCTGCTTCTGGACGCCCTATGCCCCCACGGCCATGTCCGGCAGCGAGAAATTCGCTGCGCCCTCCCTGCGGCACCTGTTCGGTACGGACAATTTCGGCCGGGATATTTTCAGCCGGGTCATGGTGGGCGCCCGCACCACCTTCTTCATCAGCGCCTGCACCGTGACCATCGGCGCCGTGGTGGGAACGCTGGTGGGCGCCCTCACCGGCTACTTCGGCGGGCTGGTGGACGAGCTGCTGATGCGGGTCAACGACGCTGTCACCGCCTTTCCCAGTATCCTGCTGGCGCTGGTGTTCATCTCCCTGCTGGGCTTCGGCACCTACAACGTCATTCTGGCGCTGGGCATCGCCTTCATCCCCAGCTACGCCCGTGTCATCCGGGGGGAGTTCGCCCGGCAGCGGGAGATGAACTATGTGAAAAACGCTCGGCTCATGGGGGCCAGCCACCTGCGGATCATGCTGGTACACATCCTGCCCAACACCCGGCAGGTGCTGCTGCCGACGCTGGCCATCGGGTTTAACAACGCCGTTCTGGCGGAGGCCAGCATGAGCTTTCTGGGCATTGGTGTCAAGCCGCCGGAGGTGTCTCTGGGCTACATGATGTCCGAGTCCCAGAGCTACATGGTTCGTGCGCCGTGGTATATGCTCACCTGCGGCAGTGTCATCGTGCTGCTGATCTTAGGGGTCAGCCTTATCGGCGAGGGCCTGCAGCAGAAGAAATGGGGGAGGTAG
- a CDS encoding DUF3810 domain-containing protein has protein sequence MREFYRRHRGLHRWLLAVVALLAVYFALRPVPGLMNWLSRHVIMPWERAVASVCYLFRTSMAEVAYIVLLSVGIFYVANVLRRMVTQPHRGRTLYRFFLTVVCSGLSIYAGFCLLWGVNYYADSFQQQSGIYARSCTVEELEAVTADFARQLAQAADNVQRDENGCFAVSRQEIFAAATSVYAPSYEEFPCLRMKDHTPKAISCSTALSAMDFTGFYFPFTGEANLNVDCPASFLPSTIVHEMAHQRGIASEQECNFIAIAVSLASGDPVYRYSGLLMGYVHLGNALYRADPDRWQVIRDTLPDTVVADLRQNSAYWAAFEGPVNDAASRVYDSFLKSNGESRGVQSYGTVVDMLMAYYG, from the coding sequence ATGAGGGAGTTTTACAGACGCCACCGGGGACTGCACCGGTGGCTTTTGGCCGTGGTAGCCCTGCTGGCAGTGTATTTCGCCCTGCGGCCGGTGCCGGGGCTGATGAACTGGCTCAGCCGCCACGTCATCATGCCTTGGGAGCGGGCGGTGGCCAGCGTCTGCTATCTGTTCCGCACCTCTATGGCAGAGGTGGCATATATCGTGCTGCTATCGGTGGGTATCTTCTATGTGGCCAATGTCCTCCGACGGATGGTGACTCAGCCCCACCGGGGCCGGACTCTGTACCGCTTCTTCCTGACGGTGGTGTGCAGCGGGCTGAGCATCTATGCGGGCTTCTGCCTGCTGTGGGGCGTCAACTACTATGCCGACTCCTTCCAGCAGCAGTCCGGCATCTATGCCCGCTCCTGCACCGTGGAGGAGTTAGAGGCCGTCACGGCGGACTTTGCCCGCCAGCTGGCACAGGCGGCAGACAATGTGCAGCGGGATGAGAATGGCTGCTTTGCCGTGTCCCGGCAGGAGATCTTCGCCGCCGCCACGTCGGTGTACGCCCCCTCCTATGAGGAGTTCCCCTGTCTGCGGATGAAGGATCACACGCCCAAGGCCATCAGCTGCTCCACAGCGCTCAGCGCCATGGACTTCACGGGCTTCTACTTCCCCTTCACCGGGGAGGCCAACCTCAATGTGGACTGCCCCGCCAGCTTTCTGCCCTCCACCATCGTCCATGAGATGGCCCATCAGCGGGGCATCGCCTCGGAGCAGGAGTGCAACTTCATTGCCATTGCGGTGTCTCTGGCCAGCGGCGACCCGGTGTACCGGTATTCCGGGCTGCTGATGGGGTATGTGCATCTGGGCAACGCCCTGTACCGGGCGGACCCGGACCGGTGGCAGGTCATCCGGGATACACTGCCGGATACGGTGGTGGCAGACCTGCGGCAGAACAGCGCCTATTGGGCGGCCTTCGAGGGGCCGGTGAACGACGCTGCCAGCAGGGTCTACGACTCCTTCCTCAAAAGCAACGGCGAGAGCCGTGGCGTCCAGAGCTACGGCACCGTGGTGGATATGCTCATGGCGTACTACGGGTAA
- a CDS encoding zinc-ribbon domain-containing protein, whose amino-acid sequence MICSKCNHNLPDDSEFCQYCGSKIQKVTNITDNIPAASPATHSANMSADTETVSVRSETASEGASNEPIEVMAPINPTSISSQTPHQTSAKEPTKRFALNKHTIVYIGLSLLIVLAVGFGILQTVSVQKLKTEVTDLEKQITTKESTMLHLEKQIVRLNADIRSLDRDIASYEKLASFIDDYVVFIEDDGTNLYHKFSCYKFRGDSFWVYNTENAVQQGFSPCPICN is encoded by the coding sequence ATGATTTGCAGCAAATGCAACCACAATCTGCCTGATGATAGCGAATTTTGCCAGTACTGCGGAAGCAAAATCCAGAAAGTCACCAACATCACAGATAATATTCCCGCAGCATCTCCAGCCACCCATTCTGCCAATATGTCGGCTGATACAGAGACTGTGTCCGTGAGAAGTGAGACTGCGTCTGAAGGCGCATCCAATGAGCCCATCGAGGTGATGGCGCCCATAAATCCGACCTCCATATCTTCACAGACGCCGCATCAAACCTCCGCTAAGGAGCCTACTAAGCGGTTTGCCCTAAACAAGCACACGATCGTTTACATTGGCCTATCGCTGCTCATTGTGCTTGCTGTTGGATTTGGAATCCTCCAAACCGTAAGTGTGCAAAAGCTGAAAACCGAGGTGACTGATCTGGAGAAGCAGATAACCACGAAAGAATCTACTATGCTTCATCTGGAAAAACAGATTGTACGCCTGAATGCGGATATCCGCTCCTTGGATCGCGACATTGCCAGCTATGAGAAACTTGCATCCTTTATAGATGACTATGTGGTTTTTATTGAAGATGACGGCACAAACCTATATCACAAGTTCAGCTGCTACAAGTTTAGAGGGGATTCCTTTTGGGTATACAATACCGAAAATGCTGTACAGCAGGGCTTCTCGCCCTGCCCCATTTGCAATTGA
- a CDS encoding ABC transporter permease: MKYAAKKIVWMLLTMVIVSFLAFLAFRIIPGDPTAKLLGEQATPERVEALRQELGLDRPFLERYVSWLGDFVRGDMGSSYNYSMPVSQMLQGKIPVTGLLTLLSFLLIVVLSIPLGLFTARHSGGALDKALTVVNQVLMAVPAFFTGILLTYLFGLLLRWFVPGSFVSPAESFWQSAGYLVFPAAAIAIPRIAMTVKMLRSALLAEMNKDYVRTSYSRGNDRRATLYLHVLRNALPPVVSFLAMTVADIVAGSVVIEQVFAIPGLGRLLLTSISNRDYPVVQAIVVLVAFWVVLVNLLGDLLNQRLDPRLRLTD, translated from the coding sequence ATGAAATATGCGGCAAAGAAGATCGTGTGGATGCTGCTGACCATGGTCATCGTCTCATTTTTGGCCTTTCTGGCCTTTCGCATCATTCCCGGCGATCCCACCGCCAAGCTGCTGGGCGAGCAGGCCACTCCGGAGCGGGTGGAGGCCCTGCGGCAGGAGCTGGGGCTGGACCGCCCGTTTCTGGAGCGGTACGTCAGCTGGCTGGGGGATTTCGTCCGGGGGGACATGGGCTCGTCGTACAATTACAGTATGCCGGTGAGCCAGATGCTGCAGGGGAAAATTCCCGTGACGGGACTTTTGACCCTGCTGTCGTTTCTGCTGATCGTGGTGCTGTCCATCCCGCTGGGACTCTTCACCGCCCGCCACAGCGGCGGGGCGCTGGATAAGGCCCTGACGGTGGTGAATCAGGTACTGATGGCGGTACCGGCCTTCTTTACCGGTATCCTGCTGACGTACCTGTTCGGCCTGCTGCTGCGGTGGTTCGTGCCGGGGAGCTTCGTCTCACCGGCGGAGAGCTTCTGGCAGAGCGCCGGCTATCTGGTCTTCCCCGCCGCCGCCATCGCCATCCCCCGCATCGCCATGACGGTGAAGATGCTGCGCTCGGCGCTGCTGGCGGAGATGAACAAGGACTACGTCCGCACCTCGTACAGCCGGGGCAACGACCGACGGGCCACCCTGTACCTCCATGTGCTGCGAAACGCCCTGCCGCCGGTGGTGAGCTTTCTGGCCATGACGGTGGCAGATATCGTGGCGGGCTCTGTGGTCATCGAGCAGGTCTTTGCCATTCCGGGGCTGGGGCGGCTACTGCTGACCTCTATTTCCAACCGGGACTATCCGGTGGTGCAGGCCATCGTGGTACTGGTGGCCTTCTGGGTGGTGCTGGTGAACCTGCTGGGGGATCTGCTGAATCAGCGGCTGGACCCTCGTCTGCGGCTGACGGATTGA
- a CDS encoding AI-2E family transporter has product MKQQKSHYFKWGLTVFLTVCAILAFYDTFYMNGTLQRYLSKLVTVLAPVLYGFAMAYLLAPIVNWIEGLIRKGLKRLSKGQEPKIRGGLLRGVSILLTWAVVAYLLYLLMSVLIPQLIDSVAMLINNAESYYNKIYVWVTNLLEKNPEIAGWMETNLENYYNDLMKVLTEQVLPGAQQMLTTITGGIWTGIWGLVTFTTNFLVGIIISVYLLAMKEKSLARCCKLLYALLQEEQARWVVRATRKTDQIFSGFVRGKMLDSLIIGILCFIGCSIFSLPYTPLVSVVVGVTNMIPFFGPFLGAAPSAFLILLVSPKQCLIFIVFIIVLQQIDGNIIGPKILGDATGISSFWVVVAITVGGGFAGVLGMFLGVPIFACLQTLVKYLTDRRLEKRHMPLEACEYVHRDQEPMPPEEPPAPPTETN; this is encoded by the coding sequence ATGAAGCAGCAAAAAAGCCACTATTTCAAATGGGGCCTGACGGTGTTTCTCACCGTTTGCGCCATCCTTGCTTTTTACGATACATTCTATATGAACGGCACCCTCCAGCGCTATCTGAGCAAGCTGGTGACGGTGCTGGCCCCGGTGCTGTACGGCTTCGCCATGGCCTATCTGCTGGCACCCATCGTCAACTGGATCGAGGGCTTGATCCGTAAGGGGCTGAAGCGGCTGAGCAAGGGTCAGGAGCCAAAGATCAGGGGCGGTCTGCTGCGGGGTGTCAGTATCCTGCTGACGTGGGCCGTGGTGGCGTACCTGCTGTATCTGCTGATGAGCGTGCTGATCCCCCAGCTCATCGACAGCGTGGCCATGCTTATCAACAACGCCGAAAGCTACTATAATAAGATATATGTCTGGGTCACCAATCTGCTGGAGAAGAACCCGGAGATCGCCGGCTGGATGGAGACGAATCTGGAGAACTACTACAATGACCTCATGAAGGTGCTGACGGAGCAGGTACTGCCTGGCGCCCAACAGATGCTCACCACCATCACCGGCGGCATCTGGACAGGCATCTGGGGTCTTGTGACCTTCACCACCAACTTCCTGGTGGGCATCATCATCTCCGTGTACCTGCTGGCCATGAAGGAGAAGAGTCTGGCCCGGTGCTGCAAGCTGCTGTATGCCCTCCTGCAGGAGGAGCAGGCCCGCTGGGTGGTGCGGGCCACCCGCAAGACGGATCAGATCTTCAGCGGCTTCGTCCGGGGCAAGATGCTGGACTCCCTCATCATCGGCATTCTGTGCTTCATCGGCTGCTCCATCTTCTCACTGCCCTATACGCCGCTGGTAAGCGTGGTGGTGGGCGTCACCAACATGATCCCCTTCTTCGGGCCGTTCCTGGGTGCTGCGCCCAGTGCGTTCCTGATCCTGCTGGTGAGCCCCAAGCAGTGCCTGATCTTCATCGTGTTCATCATCGTTCTGCAGCAGATCGACGGCAACATCATCGGCCCCAAGATCCTGGGCGATGCCACCGGCATCTCCAGTTTCTGGGTGGTGGTGGCCATCACCGTGGGCGGCGGCTTTGCCGGGGTGCTGGGAATGTTCCTGGGCGTCCCCATCTTCGCCTGCCTGCAGACGCTGGTAAAGTACCTCACCGACCGGCGGCTGGAAAAGCGTCATATGCCGCTGGAGGCCTGCGAATACGTCCACCGGGATCAGGAGCCCATGCCGCCGGAGGAGCCTCCCGCTCCGCCAACGGAGACCAACTGA